ACCGGCCAGGACTCCGATGAACAGGACCGCAACGACGAGATAGGCGGCCCCGCTGAGCCGCAAGAACCGATCCATTCGAGTCTCTCTCCCCCTTTGAACCCGCTACACGATACAGAAATCAGCCGCCAAGGTAAAGCCGTTTGACGTCCGGGTCGGCCAACAGGGCCGCCCCCGTGCCCTCGAAGCGGTTGCGCCCCAGTTCGAGGACATACGCCCGGTCCGCGACGGCCAGGGCCTTGGCCGCGTTCTGCTCTACCACCATCAGCGTGTAGCCGGCGCGCTTCATCTCGGCGAGCGTGTCGAAGATCAGCGAGACGAACTTGGGCGACAGCCCCAGCGACGGCTCGTCCAGCAGGATGAGCTTGGGATGGGTCATGAGCGCCCGGCCGATGGCGACCATCTGCTGCTCGCCGCCCGAGAGCGTCCCCGCGATTTGGCTGTGCCGCTCTC
This window of the Candidatus Methylomirabilota bacterium genome carries:
- a CDS encoding ATP-binding cassette domain-containing protein, with the protein product ERHSQIAGTLSGGEQQMVAIGRALMTHPKLILLDEPSLGLSPKFVSLIFDTLAEMKRAGYTLMVVEQNAAKALAVADRAYVLELGRNRFEGTGAALLADPDVKRLYLGG